GTTGCGACCCTTAGGAAGCAACATTGAGTTTTAAGCGTAGGTCTGCTAGACATTTCCATCAGAAATGGGGGTGGTAAAAAGCGATTTTATTGCCTTAACACGCTGCAAATGCTCCATTAAGACCTTTTTGCATTTGAAAAATTAGAAAAAGATCTACCCTGTTTATTTTTTTTCAGGTGTCTCTTTTTTATTTGATTGTTCGATTGTAAAAAAAATTCCTTTTTTCTTTTTCATTGAGGTTGTTTTGTAGTAAACAAAATCCTTATCTTTAGATACTTTTTTAATTAAAGTTTGATTTTGATTTACGGCTAATGATAAATAATGATCTGCCATAGGAAAATTCTTATGTAGAGAATAAAATTTTGCCAAAAGATAATTAATGGATGATTTAAAGGAATTATTTGTTTCATGCATTTTAGCGAAGTCGTTTCCAAGGTCTTTCGGATTGGTTTTGCTAAAGATTTTTGATGCAGATGGAGAATTGATTTCGTTTAATAGAAACCAACTTAGAGTCGAATGTAAATTTGATTTATATTCCTTACCTTCCTTCCATTTTGAAAGAATAGGGGAAAAGAATTCCTTTTTTTGTGCGAGAGTTAATTCTTGTGTTTCACTTATTATTTTTAAGAAATGAAATATTTCTTTGTCTCGATTCTTAGAGTCTTTAAATTGAAAACTATTTCTTTTTAGAAGTAAATTCCAAATTTCAGCATTTCCAGACTTGGCAGTCGCAGTGAAAGCTGATTCAAAGTTTGCGGGATAGATGTTTACTTTTGCCTTATTAGCAAGAAGTAATTTGGCTATTTCAAATTTATTATTTTGAATCGCTAAAATAAGTGGCGTATAACCTTCATTATCCTGTAAATTTACATTAGCTCCGTTTGTGATTAATTCATTTGTGATTTCAATCGATCCGTTTACGGAAGAATAAAATAATGCGGTTAAACCGTCATTCTGTTTAGCATCTATATATATTTTTTGTTTGATTAATTCTTTTACAATTTCTAAGTGAGATTCTTTGCTCGCAAAT
This sequence is a window from Leptospiraceae bacterium. Protein-coding genes within it:
- a CDS encoding ankyrin repeat domain-containing protein, producing MYRFVMIFSLFIVLSLNLYADANEDLVEAAKKGDVPKAEAAIKAGANVKYEVALDSMRIRNPLLFACENNQLEIIQLLLKNGLTVNSENSVGTNCLLVASQTGHSKIVKFLIDNEAPLNEKNENGLSGIFLASQNGHTEVVKLLINSKADLNLKENQGRTPLLHTFIRESYEIAKLLIESGADINIEDNHGMTVFLAACEKGNLEIVKLVLEKGADINGANDNKTTGLIFASKESHLEIVKELIKQKIYIDAKQNDGLTALFYSSVNGSIEITNELITNGANVNLQDNEGYTPLILAIQNNKFEIAKLLLANKAKVNIYPANFESAFTATAKSGNAEIWNLLLKRNSFQFKDSKNRDKEIFHFLKIISETQELTLAQKKEFFSPILSKWKEGKEYKSNLHSTLSWFLLNEINSPSASKIFSKTNPKDLGNDFAKMHETNNSFKSSINYLLAKFYSLHKNFPMADHYLSLAVNQNQTLIKKVSKDKDFVYYKTTSMKKKKGIFFTIEQSNKKETPEKK